Proteins encoded by one window of Massilia sp. NR 4-1:
- a CDS encoding CPBP family intramembrane glutamic endopeptidase produces the protein MNLAEFAPALLQWAFVIAVLVLAAWEQPGARRLKRFSSSAARLAVARCGIVMWWLLALAALALAWPLDLFHLPPVRSGLGWLWDSPWARALAAAVLLLYFGLALAPALQCRVHPRLRLKYASAVDYLHFLLPVSPQERRWWLLLSLTAGVCEELMFRGFLLHFLTGQMAGGLSLNLAGAWLLISLAFGLGHSYQGVAGVLRTTLAGLMFGLLTLLSGSLLLPMLLHVLIDAAVLWIYHPQQDHPQAAARLIAGCDPRQAHAPGEKPAA, from the coding sequence ATGAATCTTGCCGAGTTCGCGCCCGCGCTTTTGCAGTGGGCCTTCGTGATTGCCGTGCTGGTGCTGGCGGCTTGGGAACAGCCGGGCGCGCGCCGCCTGAAACGCTTCAGCAGCTCGGCGGCGCGCCTGGCCGTGGCGCGGTGCGGCATCGTCATGTGGTGGCTGCTGGCGCTGGCGGCGCTGGCCCTGGCCTGGCCGCTCGACCTGTTCCACCTGCCGCCGGTGCGCAGCGGCCTGGGCTGGTTATGGGACAGTCCCTGGGCGCGCGCACTGGCCGCCGCCGTCCTGCTGCTGTATTTCGGGCTGGCGCTGGCGCCCGCCCTGCAATGCCGCGTCCACCCGCGCCTGCGGCTGAAATATGCGTCAGCGGTGGACTATCTGCACTTCCTGCTGCCCGTCTCGCCCCAGGAACGGCGCTGGTGGCTGCTACTCAGCCTGACTGCCGGGGTGTGCGAGGAACTGATGTTCCGCGGCTTCCTGCTGCACTTTCTGACGGGGCAGATGGCAGGCGGCCTGTCCCTGAATCTGGCGGGCGCCTGGCTGTTGATCTCGCTGGCGTTCGGCCTCGGCCACTCGTACCAGGGCGTGGCGGGCGTGCTGCGCACTACGCTGGCGGGACTGATGTTCGGGTTGCTGACCCTGCTCTCTGGCAGCCTGCTGCTGCCCATGCTGCTGCACGTGCTGATCGATGCGGCCGTGCTGTGGATCTATCATCCGCAGCAGGACCATCCCCAGGCGGCGGCACGCCTGATTGCAGGCTGCGACCCACGCCAGGCCCACGCGCCCGGGGAAAAGCCGGCCGCTTAA
- a CDS encoding nuclear transport factor 2 family protein produces the protein MNIQENKKLVMEGYQLFQAGDIRALLNRYHDDAEWVGPESDYLPFAGCFHGKQGIAQFFMKLDATVQALRFEPKEIISEGDTVVVMGESSWLAKSTGISYDNPWVHVFKIRDGKVARFQGYWDTSPAEHALHPAMTGEQAGAKPLHH, from the coding sequence ATGAACATACAAGAAAATAAAAAACTGGTAATGGAAGGCTACCAGTTATTTCAAGCCGGCGATATCCGCGCCCTGCTCAACCGCTATCACGACGATGCGGAATGGGTCGGGCCGGAATCCGACTACCTGCCCTTTGCCGGCTGCTTCCACGGCAAGCAGGGCATTGCGCAGTTCTTCATGAAGCTCGACGCCACCGTGCAGGCACTGCGCTTCGAGCCGAAAGAAATCATCTCCGAGGGCGACACCGTGGTCGTCATGGGAGAATCGAGCTGGCTGGCCAAATCGACCGGCATCAGCTACGACAATCCCTGGGTCCATGTGTTCAAAATCCGCGACGGCAAAGTAGCCCGCTTCCAAGGCTATTGGGACACCTCGCCGGCCGAGCACGCCCTGCATCCGGCCATGACCGGGGAACAGGCCGGGGCCAAGCCGCTGCATCACTAA
- a CDS encoding DNA-binding protein, translating to MASQELTFEQVAAAANGLESEGQQVTIEAVSGVLDAASPIAIHPHLRAWRASRAQPEAPKAELPPALLAALGNWALQYAEEAGASARDALAQSDSDLQALLESGQQSEVERDEAQAVVTARDEEIRRLTTELRDARQVASDALVGKAKDQLAIDGKDRQLNDLRAQIERNVAALAAESDARLAAEMDLVGATTARDNFAAEVKALRAELDALHAERRPARA from the coding sequence ATGGCAAGTCAAGAACTCACTTTCGAGCAGGTTGCAGCGGCAGCCAATGGCCTGGAGAGCGAAGGCCAGCAGGTCACGATCGAAGCCGTGAGCGGAGTTCTGGACGCAGCATCGCCCATCGCCATCCACCCGCATCTGCGCGCCTGGCGCGCCAGCCGTGCCCAGCCGGAAGCGCCCAAGGCGGAACTGCCGCCGGCGCTGCTGGCCGCCCTCGGCAATTGGGCGCTGCAATATGCGGAAGAAGCCGGCGCCAGCGCGCGCGATGCATTGGCCCAATCCGATAGTGATCTGCAGGCGCTGCTGGAATCGGGCCAGCAAAGCGAAGTCGAACGCGACGAAGCGCAGGCCGTGGTCACGGCGCGCGATGAGGAAATCCGGCGCCTGACGACCGAGCTGCGCGATGCGCGCCAGGTTGCGTCCGATGCCCTGGTCGGCAAAGCCAAAGACCAGCTGGCCATCGACGGCAAGGACCGTCAACTGAACGATCTGCGTGCCCAGATCGAACGCAATGTGGCCGCACTGGCCGCCGAATCCGACGCCCGCCTGGCGGCCGAAATGGACTTGGTGGGCGCCACCACCGCGCGTGACAACTTCGCGGCCGAAGTCAAGGCGCTGCGCGCCGAACTCGACGCGCTGCACGCCGAACGCCGTCCGGCGCGTGCCTAA
- a CDS encoding TetR/AcrR family transcriptional regulator → MPKEIPIPAARQERSRATATRLLEAAIAVLDEAGLDGAVIPRIAALAGVAPASVYRRYADKNALLRAAFLHVLDQSNENRRAELARLMPGATLAATARELLALLFAQYRQHPQLLRALNRFIESDSDHVFVAEARRLLRANVECIVELLLRHEGEIGHPAPAAALRFGVLQLACAIEVYMLDPQSLWHVAPAFPEDELMAHLLHGFMAPLQCGPRGMPGAA, encoded by the coding sequence ATGCCCAAAGAAATCCCCATCCCCGCCGCCCGCCAGGAGCGTAGCCGCGCCACCGCCACCCGCCTGCTGGAAGCGGCCATCGCCGTGCTCGACGAAGCCGGACTCGATGGCGCCGTGATCCCCCGCATCGCCGCGCTGGCGGGCGTGGCCCCGGCCAGCGTCTACCGCCGCTATGCCGACAAGAATGCCTTGCTGCGCGCTGCCTTTCTACACGTGCTGGACCAGAGCAATGAGAATCGCCGCGCCGAGCTGGCGCGGCTGATGCCGGGCGCCACCCTGGCGGCCACGGCGCGCGAGCTGCTGGCGCTGCTGTTCGCGCAATACCGCCAGCACCCGCAACTGCTGCGCGCGCTGAACCGCTTTATCGAGAGCGATAGCGACCACGTTTTCGTGGCCGAGGCGCGCCGTCTGCTGCGCGCGAATGTCGAGTGCATCGTCGAGCTGCTGCTGCGCCATGAAGGGGAAATCGGCCACCCCGCGCCGGCGGCGGCGCTGCGTTTTGGCGTGCTGCAACTGGCCTGCGCCATCGAGGTGTATATGCTGGACCCGCAATCGCTATGGCATGTGGCGCCCGCCTTCCCGGAGGACGAGTTGATGGCCCATCTGCTGCATGGCTTTATGGCGCCCTTGCAGTGCGGCCCGAGGGGAATGCCCGGCGCCGCCTGA
- a CDS encoding GNAT family N-acetyltransferase, whose product MLEKSLNIRQIEASELDIVLGWAAAEGWNPGLHDAACFHAADTGGFLIGELRGEAVAGISCVRYGGNFGFIGLYIVQPAYRGLGHGLALWQAAMARLDGCNIGLDGVVAQQGNYARSGFRAAYRHVRHEGRGSGEALAAEDIVRLSAQDLAAVSRYDRACFGGERQRFLQAWLSQPQHKAVGSFGPQGLRGYAVLRPCRNGYKIAPLFADTPELAEQLFLALQGQVAPEMPIFIDVPEANPAAVALAARHRLQPVFEAARMYAGAEPPLELALQYGIASMELG is encoded by the coding sequence ATGCTGGAAAAATCCCTGAATATCCGGCAAATCGAGGCGTCCGAGCTGGACATCGTGCTGGGCTGGGCCGCCGCCGAAGGCTGGAATCCCGGCCTGCACGATGCCGCCTGTTTCCACGCGGCCGACACGGGCGGCTTCCTGATCGGCGAGCTGCGCGGCGAAGCCGTGGCCGGCATTTCCTGCGTGCGCTATGGCGGCAATTTCGGCTTTATCGGCCTGTATATTGTCCAGCCCGCCTATCGCGGCCTGGGCCATGGGCTGGCGCTGTGGCAGGCCGCCATGGCGCGGCTCGATGGCTGCAATATCGGCCTCGATGGCGTGGTGGCGCAGCAGGGCAATTATGCGCGCTCGGGCTTTCGCGCCGCCTACCGCCATGTGCGCCATGAAGGACGCGGCAGCGGCGAAGCGCTGGCGGCCGAAGACATTGTGCGCCTGTCGGCACAAGACCTGGCAGCGGTCAGCCGCTACGACCGTGCCTGCTTTGGCGGGGAACGCCAGCGCTTCCTGCAAGCCTGGCTGAGCCAGCCGCAGCACAAGGCGGTCGGCAGTTTCGGCCCGCAGGGATTGCGCGGCTATGCGGTGCTGCGTCCCTGCCGCAACGGCTACAAGATCGCGCCGCTGTTCGCCGACACGCCCGAGCTGGCCGAGCAGCTCTTCCTCGCGCTGCAAGGCCAGGTGGCGCCGGAGATGCCGATCTTTATCGACGTGCCGGAAGCCAATCCTGCCGCCGTGGCGCTGGCGGCGCGCCACCGGTTGCAGCCGGTGTTCGAGGCGGCGCGCATGTATGCCGGCGCGGAACCGCCGCTGGAGCTGGCGCTGCAGTACGGCATCGCCAGCATGGAACTCGGCTAG
- a CDS encoding DUF2058 domain-containing protein, whose amino-acid sequence MVSLQEQLMKAGLADKKKAQKINQDKTKQRKVERQTGTQSVDEARLAAQEMQRKNAERAREMNAQRDAAANQKAIMAQIVQMVEKNRQNKGKGDIAYNFTYGTKIERIHVSAEVQAHLIAGRLAIVCLGENYELVPKVIAEKIAERDATLVVQVKKASTEVDEDDPYAAYQIPDDLMW is encoded by the coding sequence ATGGTTTCCCTGCAAGAGCAGCTAATGAAGGCTGGCCTGGCCGACAAGAAAAAAGCCCAGAAGATCAACCAGGACAAGACCAAGCAGCGCAAGGTCGAGCGCCAGACCGGCACCCAGAGCGTGGACGAAGCGCGCCTGGCGGCCCAGGAAATGCAGCGCAAGAACGCCGAGCGCGCGCGCGAAATGAACGCCCAGCGCGACGCCGCCGCCAACCAGAAGGCCATCATGGCGCAGATTGTGCAGATGGTGGAAAAGAACCGCCAGAACAAGGGCAAGGGCGATATCGCCTACAACTTCACCTATGGCACCAAGATCGAACGCATCCACGTATCGGCCGAAGTGCAGGCCCATCTGATCGCGGGCCGCCTGGCCATCGTCTGCCTTGGCGAGAATTATGAGCTGGTGCCGAAAGTCATCGCCGAGAAGATTGCCGAGCGCGACGCCACGCTGGTGGTGCAGGTCAAAAAAGCCAGCACCGAAGTCGACGAGGATGATCCATACGCCGCCTACCAGATTCCCGACGATCTGATGTGGTAA